The window agctgagaggcgtaatcgtaccttgttggacatggttcgctctatgatgagtcgagtttcgttaccaatctctttttgggggtatgccttagagactgccgcccatatccttaatctagtccctacaaagaaggttaccaaaacacctcatgaaatgtggactgggaaggttcccaatttggaccacatcaaaatttggggttgcgaagccttcgtgaggcgtgaaactcatgataagcttgaaccccgaagtgaaaggtgtattttcatcggctacccacagaaatccttcggttaccttttctacagacccagtgagaatgtggtctttgtagcacgaagagggatctttcgcgagaaagaatttataagccaaggagacagtgggaggcagattgatcttgaagaaattcaagaatcaattggtgaaggaacctcagacactagcaatcaacctgaggtagaaactcctgttgatccagctgacgagtctgtacctccgagacgttccacacgggttaggaacacaccttcgttttattatggttttcatattactacggaaggtgatacgtttattagtgatagtacactagtaaatttggatgaacctagcagtgttaaggaagccatggcaggcccggagtctgctaaatggaaggaggctatggacagcgagatacagtccatgtatgacaatcaagtttggaacttggttgacaatgtaccaggccgtaaaacagtcgggtgcaaatggatcttcaaaaagaagaccgacatggaaggaaaagtgcatacttataaggctcgactggttgcgaagggttttactcaaactcaaggtattgattatgatgaaaccttctcgccggtggccaagattaagtctattagggttatgttagccattgcagcatttcatgattatgaaatatggcaaatggatgtcaaaaccgctttccttaatggaaagttggctgaggatgtgtacatgaatcagccagagggttttgtcaatgcagagcaccctaatagagtatgcaagcttaagaaatccatttatggattaaaacaagcatctcgtagctggaatctttgttttgatgagaaggtaaaagagtttggcttcttgagaagcgaagatgagtcttgcgtgtatgtcagagctagtgggagtatagttagcttcttggtactgtatgtggatgacatactactcataggaaatgacatcccaaccttgcaggaggttaagtcctggcttgggaagtgctttgctatgaaggacctaggggaggctacctatatcctagggataaggatattaagagaaaggagtagaagactaattggacttagtcagagtatctacttggataaggtgttgaaaaggttcaacatggagaattccaagaaaggagatttatcgatccaaagcaataccaaactgagtaagactcagagtccgagtacagaggctgagatagctgagatgagccaattaccatatgcttccgcagttggctcgatcatgtatgctatgacttgtacccgtcctgatgtggcatttgctttgagcatggtcagaaggtatcaggggaaccctggcaaggctcattggaccgcggtaaagaacattctcaagtacctgcggaggactaaggattgggtccttacccttggtggcagtgatgacttgagaatattagggtatagtgatgctggttttcagactgatagggataatttccgctctcagtcgggctggatctttaccttaaatggaggggcaatttcttggaagagttccaagcaggagacggtggctgattcgacttgtgaatcagagtatatagcagcgagtgaagcagtgaaggaggcgatatggctaaagaacttcatcggagaccttggagttgtaccagctattaaggaacctatagagattttctgtgacaacaatagtgcggttaccttagccaaggaaccaagagatcatggcagatcccgacacattgacagaaaatatcacttcataagacacaagattgaagaaggatgacaaggaggatatcgtcagatgagaatcctgcagatccccttacgaagggactgacgagggttaagcattttcagcatgcgagacgcattgggctgagggacgatattagttttacagattagatagttttcctgaaacttgtaaaatataatcgacgtttgatgatgaataaaatttgtgatttatttatgagtaaagtgttactatcattgtcaattatttactattgtttcagttttgcatgttttgacttccagaataattaatttgttcaaacctccacaatcgatcatacgtcggaagtaggtatgaatcaagattgtcatgaattgggtttgtagatgccttaaaggtgtttaggcatggcaatggttgctgcaacattcatgagtactcataagttatgagtattggtataaacccacgctcacttgtatcacttcatggaatttatctcgagtgatcgtgagacgataacatcatataaatctttaaacctagagatatgagttgttacctatgagttggttgtgcattgattgcacgtaaacgcatcagtaacttgatgttataaaacgtgcctttgtgtacaattcaataagtagtagaacaagcatatcagtcgaagtttatctgttccttctagaaatagaagcgatatccgggcccctcgatgattttgtgttgacccatataccaggcctggtcagaactaaaccgatgtgttcagtgaagttcttcgtcaaacaaatcggataatcgagaaacaactgctagacaataagcaagacatagttccatgtgtttgtccggctgatatcatgagaacagaggattatgtgatcacttatctaaaatggcgcttcatagttcgacagagtcttcattgttcgagggagttttcgagagctacgattgttggttggttcctgaaattataggcaaatatagttattagacttatccaagtgggagtctgttggataaggtgtctaagtccataacttatttggtatatacttgacccgaccggcatggtccatttgggttgcatctcatccaaactattatggataattttatgagagttatacacatatgtttattaatatattatgagttataatatattaatatgaagttacgttatttaattagttttagtcttaaattaattatggattaatttagagattaaaaggaatactaattaaattatgggctatttgttttatatagtgtgggctaatactcatttgttaatgggctaggcttatgtggaagtccatggatgatccatggagcttttaacccatggatccttggaataggaaaagacatgggttattagggtttcaccctaaccatgcatactatataagcatgcttatggagcatgaaagagagcctaagatagcctaagagaaagctagtgttctagtgtgtgtgtgcatgtgtgtggccgaaaatacaagagtgtgtatactctctcaaagttttccaagagtttgtggtgtttgtgattccatttgaggcattcacactattggtgcttggccctcaaactcctaagaacccaacacaacaaaggtatgtaatctcttctaactcttttatgttgaaatgttccccatgccatgttagataggttataaaccttggaaaattattattttgcatgtatttagacaaacatagatccaaggtttattagggttgcatgcacacttaggaagtgttagattgctcaaaacccaacaaagatcagagttgacagcgacttttgaaagctacgattgcggatcaggatctgaagtcatatgcagaatagttattagacttatccaagtgggagactgttggattagtgtctaagtccataactattttggtatgtacttgacccgatggtgcatggttcttttgggttgccttcaccaaagcaacttgataggatgaattatggagagagatgattaattatgatttattaatatattatgagaataatatattaaaggagaaatcatattgtttaattaatattagtcaataattaattaagaattaattttgtgcctaaaagagattaattaaacttaggggactagaactatcaattgtgtgatagttgaatattgggctaacaGACTCCAAATTAGaggagtggacaaattctatggggaaacccattagaaatcgtccaaggcttctaagaaGGGAGTCCGTGGGCTACTTAGGGCCtaagtagtcaaattagggtttccttgttagataaccgtaatagcctcacatatttaaggacccctagggaaCCATAAACATggctaactgattccttagggtttctagatggtTTTTTGGGTGCCTcgcctcttctccttcttcatcctcttgctcttggtgtttgtgagccatttgaggtgtgacatttgtgacactaagctttctaaagccaattacaagaaggaatagattgttattactacgtaacaatcaaaggtaatttctAAACCCTTAATTCGGTTCAtattatgatagatctagggtttatggctttggatgattattgcatgtccATTAGACacactagatccaaagctttagggtttgcatgtacaccataagaatgatgtaGTGCTTATAACCCATCAAGTGTTATATGCTTTGTGTTTGAGTGTTGCATTGCATTATGGCTGATTCTAAATGCACTTTATGAATCACAATATAGTGGAATCCTCTTCATGTTGATCCCATAGTCCCTTAGCTGATTCTGAATCCATCCAACTTGGGAGGTGCACGATGCAACTGCGATGTATTCGGCTTCTGTAGTAGATAAGGAGACACATGTCTGCTTCTTTGATTGCTTACTAACAAGTTTTCCATCCAGAAACTGACATTCCCCCAGAAGTGCTTTTGTGATCGAGACCACATCCACTAAGATCAACATCAGAATATGCTTGCACAAAGAATCCGAAGTTAGAAGGATACCAAATTCTGAGAGAAGTTGTCCTTTTGAGGTATCGGAGAATATTATTCACAACAATCATATGAGGTTTGTGTGGGTTCTCCTGAAACCTAGAATCCGAAGTTAGAATGACACGATGTTAGTTACATTAAAGACCCAATCATCTGTCGATATGGAGTTATATCTGCTGCCGGCTTGTCGAAGGATGGTGTAAGCTTCATTCTCAACGCCATTGGAACCTTGACCTTTGAATCACCCACCATACCGAATTTCACTAGCaaggtcttcgtgtaagcttcttgGTTGATGAATATCCCCTCTAAACtgtgtctaatgtttaaaccaaggaaaaagttaataggatcCATTGAGcccatttcaaatttagtttccatcagttTTTGGAATTCAACAGTTAATTTAGGATTAGTAGAtccgaaaatgatgtcatcaacataaatctgaacgATCATTaaatggtcaccatctttcttacaaaggaaggttgggtcaaccgaacattgtttaaattttgattgttttaGAAAAGTAGTAAGGGTTTCATACCATGTATGAGGTGTTTGTTTTAGACCATAAACAACCTTATCCAATATAtaacaatgatttggatacttttcattAATGAAACCTAGCGTTTGTTCCACATAGATAGTTTCCTCGAGTTCACCATTCAGAAATGCACATTTCACATCAATATGAAAAACTTCAAAATTCTTGTGAGCGGAATATGCAAGAAAGATCTAAACAAATTCAAGTCTTGCAACCAGTGCGAATGTCCCCTCGTATTCTATACCTTCCtcttggcagtatcctttcataACCAGTCGTGCCTTGTTGAGAATCACACtaccttccttatccattttgttgcGAAACTCCCATTTCATTCCGACAACTGAAGCATCCTTCGGAGTGTGAACTAGTCTCCAAACTTTGTTTCTCTCAAATTCATTTAGTTCTTCCTGCATAGCTTGCATCCAATCATCATGATCAAGAGCAATCTTTACATGTTTAGGCTCGATTTTAGAGataaatgaattaaacatgcaaaattccattttTGAAAATAATGCAGTTTGATTCGCCTTTTGTTGTTCCCTTGTAAGAACTCCTGATGATGCTTCTCTGATCACTTGAGATTTTGGATGATCATTAGTCCATTTTGTCATAGGTGGATAACGTGGATCATAGGCTGGATCGACTTCAGCAAAAACTTCCTCATGTTCCGATTGCACACCAGAGTCATTATTTTTATTCTCCCACTGGAAGTTTGCATGTGTGTCTTCATTTGGAATCAGATTCTCCCCCTGGATTGGAACATCGGGATTTGAGTGTAAAGCCGGTGTTTCTAGACtaggcattaatgttgatgtaatagtctaggttaacctttgaaactcattttgaaaaaataagaatgtattatttgagtattatgtgttttatgcttaattgtgtggcttaaatgaatcaagaataaaaataagcataataataaaatattaaataagcccaatatctatgaagtaAGTTGTAGTGGTTGTGACAAGGGTtccagatatataaagaatgccgaaattcaagttataacgaagaagttatgacttatcgaagtttcgcgacagaaccggtatgACACTACGCGATGTAGATAGTGACATTGCGATAGATCGATATAtagccttggtgatctaaacgaaagtcgtagaatacattaaaccgtgagcgtgcataaaaagaacgtctaaatctgacttcgtatgaggaagttatgatttttctaaatttcgacttagcagtatgcaacccaaagtttgaatatgagatcgagtgatttctagccaaaacaatctaatcGAGAATCGaggatctcgtcgatagtagtccaccGGTGAAAACagagacgaaaacggatgtcggatgaagaagttatgaatttctaacggagttttcctgtcccggcctactaaaaataatataataaaaacaaagtcaaacatagccaacggagtctaaacgaacgtTGTAGAGAATAGTCTCACCTacacatgcatataaagaacgtcgaaaacggatctcgtatgcgaaagttatgaatttctgaagttcgaggcacgcTAACCGAGGCATGTCAGAAGAGAACGCCCAGCTTTCGGAAGGGGAACGCCCCACATTTGTTGCTAGGCCTTGGATTGGCCACGTCTCTGCTGACTCGGAGCTCTCATTGGATAAGACTTTAACCCCCGCTCCTACGTGCAACGTTCGGAGGAACGCCCAACGTTCAGGGAACGCATCGCGTTCTTCGCTGGAATGCGCAGCGTACCAAAGGCCAGCCTCAccctataaataagatgcgaggCCAGCCGTTTGTGGTTGCCAAATTTCTCTCTTTCATCCCCTAAACATTCTTCTAGTTGGCAAGAATTACcctcgaagccccgatatcattcccaacacctgaagcaagtcccgaagccccaaagatctcgagaaatagagttgtcgagccgaaactttgcccgcgagaagcccgattTTTGGAAGATATCCCGTTTTCATCGAAGATCATTATATTAAGAACCGTAGTGCTATCCGAGcatcatcttatcaagtgagtgtgtagttgctttcttccgacacatagatatgaattatttcgctataaaatacattttatgtgtttatatattatctgTTATTTGGGATGGGTATTGAATGAATATATTATACAGGTTTTAagttgtgtgtatatatatatatatatatatatatatatatatatatatacacacacaaaaaaaaaatgttgggtaaagcatgggtagatagttgatgtgtgatgaaataaaaatgatgagaggcctcgatgttgttgatctagtcatctagcggagtatggatgacgaccatagactctttctagacagtccagtggaacgctgacaggttcataacctgtagatgttgtgaatgatgtgttcaccggtgtactctatccccctcgtGGTTgactttaggacatctattgttgaggaaacccctttgcagtaatgttcgtcccgatgaaaatcgtAGATTAGGTtccttgtaatagttgttgtcataaggacgtaaagtgaggataacgggaatgggtaatcaggttattgttggttggtgaaattaaatataattatttattgtgggttgaaaaccctatatgctcaccaggctcccaagcctgacccactcagttttatttgtattacaggtagtggcgtgagagcataagttggacaacttgtgaatatattttgtttataggccagtagttgtgtaTAATTGTTGTACGGCTTATAATAtgtcgtttatgcttttgtgtctgtatcggaacatgacctcctgagttttgatatatattgaaaatacatttctttaaggaacgctttgataaattttatttatcatattttgttttgggaacaaattccgcaactcttttaaatcaaaggattactttgaaaattattttaaaagcataaattaaatcggtcttttctggccgtgatttttgggatgtcacagttggtatcagaagaccgctcttgcgatccctctattaaaatctggtgtgttgagttggtggaagttattAGCTggctctatgcccaagggagaagcgagcaaaatgtcttgggaagactttgtggtgcaACTCAAATTGCAAttctgctccgagcaggaccttttggaaatcaataatgagtttcagaatttgaagaaggaaAAAATGATCTTTACTGA of the Lactuca sativa cultivar Salinas chromosome 6, Lsat_Salinas_v11, whole genome shotgun sequence genome contains:
- the LOC111913878 gene encoding uncharacterized mitochondrial protein AtMg00810-like; protein product: MIVQIYVDDIIFGSTNPKLTVEFQKLMETKFEMGSMDPINFFLGLNIRHSLEGIFINQEAYTKTLLVKFGMVGDSKVKVPMALRMKLTPSFDKPAADITPYRQMIGSLM